The Solanum lycopersicum chromosome 8, SLM_r2.1 DNA segment GAAAGGATCTCAACAAAGACTAAGGGAAAAAGGCAAGTAACAGCTTGAAATTCCTGTGTACATCATTTTTGCTTTTGCTTTCCTGATTACCTTAGTTTTGGTACTTCTGTTTTGGAGTGATTGGTCGTTTTTTACTTCAGAAGTGATATTGTTGCTGGGTCTTAGTTTTTTGAAATACCCTTTCTTTTAGTCTGTATAGGCAAGTAATGCTACCATTTTTTCAGTACTGGAACTTCTTCATTCATTGAACATATGGGGATTGGTGGAATCGTAATATTGTGATAAGATTGTTTTTGGGATATAGAAATCTTTTCTTGACTTCATAGTGTTTCGTATTTATACTCTTATTTGACTCTTGATTCCTTGCCATGAAGAGTTCATGGATAattccaatatttttttttggataatcgAGAAATCCTTGGAAGTAAGTAGACTCGCGAACCAATACTCAAATGGATATTGAGCTGATATGCTTTAAGGTTGTAACGTGCACCTAACTCATATATCATTGCCTGTGTTTTTGCTATTACACTAAAGCTTTAGAAGCAACGTGGAATTGAGTAACTTTTCCATGAGTTTGACCTGCAATCTTATTTCACTAAGCTTGATTATTATATATAGTTGAATGTTTTAAAAACGAAATTTGATCTACCGTAGGTTTCACGTTATATATGAGGGGATTTGGATAATGTTCGATACTAAAAGATTCGGGTTCATGTTCAAGATCTTATAGCATGCAAGCACCGCTACTACAAAGAGTATTACACTCTTTGATCGTGAAATGTTGATTGCTTGTTGAACCCGTGAATTGCGTGAAAATTCTCTCACAACATGAGCAAATcagaataattttttacatcATGTAGAAAACTGCGAAATGTAATAATTTGAATGCAGTATTTTTAGGCACAAAATATTTAGTACAGCATGTAGCAAGAGTCAATATGCCACAAAATATGGCAGAAATAAGCAATGATAAAGTGAACCAAACAAAACAAATGGAACATCAACAGACCCAGAATTCTATTCAAATAAACGTTTCTGTAAAAATACTGGCCAAATGAGTAAATTTTGATTCCTATAATGTGAAGTGCACCTACTGCTACTTCTGGACCACTCTTTATTGTTAATATATCTCTCCAATAAAATACATATCACTGCTCAGGATCTCTCCTTTTCCAAGTCAACAAGATAACACTtaccaataaataactttacTCGCTTCTCCGAGTAAATTAACATCTAAGTACAGAAAATAACCTGAGTTTACTCGAACAATTCAATCAGATATCCTCATTTCCACACCAAGAATGTCTTTTACAACCTCATATGAAACAAATGCAATTGCTATAGACGGGACCACctgaaaatagaagaaaagtGTCATGTTAACTCGAACCGAATCACTCTCATGACAATGTCTAGGCACGGAGAGTAAGGGAAGGGAATCATTTTCGAAAAACATGTGATGGGTTACACTAACCTTGACTGAATTTGGGACCAAACCCTTATATAAAGCTCCAACTCCCTCATGACGAACTGTTTTCCTGAATGCATCTACCATACCACTATACTCTACAGGTGCGTTGGTCTTCCCATCACCAATAACAACTGAAGCAGCATTTTTCCAGCCACCCATCTGCATTCTTCGACGAATGACATCAAGAGGGTAAGCAACTGTTTGTCCAATGGTTCCAGCAACAGCACCGCAACCAAGCTTGGTCATAACACTCAATTCAGTGTCTTGAGCTAGTCCAAATGGTCGAGTTTTGACCAACCAATCTTTTAAAGATTCATATACAGCAAAGTTCAAACCTACATAAGGAATCTGCATTTTGAACTTGCATCAGCAATGGTGTCATTTAATTAAACCTACAAACAACATGTGCTTAAATACATTGGCCATATCATTTTCCTTTGGATAAATAGATGGGAATATCTTTCACTTAATTGCTTTTTCTCTTTCTACCTTTCTTGATAAACCATTCCACTCTTGCTAACATCTTAACACAATCTTCTGAGAAAATTGGGCAAATAGTATAGAAGCTTAAGCTGCTTGATGTTTGGATGTGAAGATCAAGTAAATCATGCTGACAGTTAACCGTGAGGAAAAACGGTGGAATATGCGCATAGAGTCAGACAGTTCTTTATATAAAAAACTTGATGAGAGTTTGAAAACAACGGAATGTCCAATTTTAAGCACTATTCAACAAGAGGGCTCAATCCTAAGGACTTCTAGCTAGCATCTAAAAGACAATCTCTTATTGAGTTGCTAAATGGATACCTATAGGCTATAGGCAATCACAATGTAGCTTAATGAACAATCAATCTCTCCTAACGCTCGGAATATTCAATATTAGTCCTTTTGAATAAACTGGAATATGCGCATAGAGTCAGACAGTTCTTTATATAAAAAACTTGATGAGAGTTTGAAAACAACGGAATGTCCAATTTTAAGCACTATTCAACAAGAGGGCTCAATCCTAAGGACTTCTAGCTAGCATCTAAAAGACAATCTCTTATTGAGTTGCTAAATGGATACCTATAGGCTATAGGCAATCACAATGTAGCTTAATGAACAATCAATCTCTCCTAACGCTCGGAATATTCAATATTAGTCCTTTTGAATAAACTGGCATATCCTCATCTCTCAACAGAAATTCTTTTGTTAACACTTAATGACACAAAAATGCAACTAAATGACTGATTACACaaccaatattattattactgaaATATGAGGTCTTATATACCAAAAATCATTGAAAGAACTATAGTGTACCATGTCCATAGAAAGGGGGTATCCTGTTTAGTTTAGTGAATGACGGGGAAAGACTATTCTCATGACTTAAATTTTGGAGGAATAATCCATGCGTAATCAGATAATGCGAAGCACTCAAAGTGAGATGGACACACAAGTAACAAAATGATCAAAAGGAGTGTAATTTTAGGTTGAGACAGAAGCCATGTGCTTCTAAATTTGAAACTATAGCAAGTCAAATCAAAATCATCACTTACAACACCTATTACAGAAGGGAGCCATCCTTTGTACAGGGCACGCGGGCCTTCTTCAACAAAAACTGTTCTAAGAGCATGAAATATCCCTCTGTACTGACTAGGAGATTTATCTGTCTGCAAAGAGAAGCAGAAACATTACAAATTAACAAAAACCTGGAAAAACTTTCCATACACAATCTGTGTGGGGTAAATTGCTTATTCCACAGATGCAATACCTGGACAGTAATTCGGCCTCGTACCAAGTCCATTGGGTAAGTTGCTGACATCGCAATGATGCCAGCACATGCTCCAGCACCAAGGCGTAGAAGAGGAGTAAGTTCAGCATCCTCTGCAGCAGATAAGAGAAATACAGTTAATATGGCAAAACAAGTATATGAACAAGCTTAGACTCATAAATTGCTATAACTAGGTAGAGCTATAAGTATATTTCACAACAAAGATTTTGCAGCATAATATACGAACGACAAATTAGCTTAAGTCTTGATAGAAGATGTGGGCAGAGAAAGAGATAGGATGAAGAAAAATTTGGCTAGTTAGTTGATTGTACCATTTCCAGTTTGCTGCCGGTAAAACCATAAGATTCCCCTGCAACATTTTTAAATGATAAACAGAGAAGATATTAGAGTTCATAAgccattcaaaaaaaaaaagctacaTTAGATATAAgagaatttttatgttattttcgaTGATTAGTAATCTGAAAAACTCATATTCTCTCAGTCAGGGTATCACATTAAACTCTTGTGCGAACTATAATATTTGGAATTTCATATCCCTTGCACAATCAATTTCATTCTCAAATATGACAACTGTCAAATAATCAAACTGCTTCCCCGCCTATAAATGCTTTCTCATAATCTTCCCCAACatcaaagaaagaagaaatttcTTTTTCCTGAGAATTGGTAATTGTATTAacaacaatgaaggaaaactcCCCCACCACAATcctccaaataattttttaaaaagaattagatcTCAAAAcggattaaaaagaaaagggatATCAGCATCCAAATCAACTTATCCTCCTGCATTTGAAGTTTGATAGAGGAACTAACAACTAGTcaatcaaattcattttttctgcTTCTGGAATCAGACTAGCAAATAACAAAACTAAAGTAGTATGTTTAAGTCCCCTCATCATAAATTTACAAAGGAATTAATATGAAAACTTTACAGGCTTGCAATGATGGAGAATTTGACCTTTGTATCAAGTGCACTGATCATTTAATACAGGATTAGCCAAAACATTTctggaattttatttttttggataaggTAAATGTTCCAAAACAATtcctaaacaaaaaatatattttctttgtgaGTGGTAACTTGCATCTTTCAGCATTATTACTGACCTCTTTTCAACCACAAAATTTGAATGAACAACTTCTAACTGATCTATTCATCTCACCAAGTCACTGAAAGCACTCTTCAATTAGTCAGACCTCTGTGCAGAACCCATTACTCATCCTAGTTATTTGACCTTGCATTCTTTCAAGGCTCAATTTCAATTTCCCAAATAAATCCCCAAGTTGATAATAATACATGTTAAGAACAAATTCAGAGACCAAAGAAAAATATGTCCTGCTAATCCAAATATTGATGTGGTAGAGTATCTCAGAATTCAACAAGTTAAAGTAAtgttctttaaaataataatttctacAAATCAACAAACTAAAATGGAGATGTACAATGGCAATTCAAAAGAGATTTTTATTTGAGTGAGATGTGTAAGGAGTTGCATTTAACATTCTTAGAGAAAGAAGTGGCATGGCTTACTTGGATGCTTCCTCATAGCTGAAGAACTTGACGGCAGAGTTTGGAACAATGCGGGCACAATTAGTACCATTTCCTTTGAACATGCCCCGGAGACCCTCAGTTCTCCATATATATTTCAACCCCTGAACTGTTCCATTGTATTTTATACTGTGAGAATTCTGAACCTGCACTTCAGCGAACAAAGGACAATGTAACATCCTTGTAACATATGGTGTGTGTTTAGAACTATTTACATGTTAATGCATCTATATAAATTCTACTTTATATGATTACACTCACTCATGTAAATTAGTAAGTACACAAATAAGTTTATTGTGCGGACTCCttaatacaaaattatagtTAACTGAAAATTCATGTTTGATATCTAATGACATCACTTGTCAAATAgctatataataattaaattgatattcaCCACTCTTAGCCAAGTTGGTTCATGCAACTAAAATCTAATTGGAACATTTTCTTCTGAATACTCAATTGGGTTCTCAATCAGTATCTTACGATGCTAAAAGATGCATAATTTGGGTATACATCTCGATATAGGTCACTCATATACTTTGCAGGCACAATTTTACATGTAGATCTCCACTCACTTCATTTATGAGAAAATCTGCAATAATATACAGAAGAAACATCACATGTAAGAAAGCTTCAAAGAATCACTTGGAATATTTACCTGGAGCAGAATTTTAAGCCTTTCCAATGGAGCAACTGCAGTGCGTGACCTGTAacacaagaataaaatttaatttgtaatattatgaaAACAGGCGAGAAGGGCAAGAAATGCATTTAACCTGTTGTGATATGTCATTATcctcaaaatcaagaaataattcatAAGCAATGAAACTACGCCAAGTGACAGATCCTTTAACAAAATGATAGTGTGAAAGGAACACCTCTGGGAGTTACTTTTAAGTAGATTTGGGATGTTAATGAGGTAGTCAGAAATGCAACAAGTAAATCCCACTTTCCTTCTACTTTTCTCCTTTCTGGCAacaaaaagaggagaaaactaaaaagaaacatATCACATCGTTGTCTGTGGAAGCATAAAAGCACATGAAGAAATGCAAAACCATGTACCCCACAGCCCTCCAGTCATTTCATTTTCTTCCCAAAATTCAATATCTGAATGAAACTCCAGTAGGGTCTAGAACGAACGCAGTTCTCTTCCTGTTTCTTATGAtgacagttttttttttctctttcctttTCTCATGTCCCCTTTCCTCCATCTATGCAGGAGGATCCTTCAATAAAATCTACTAGATAATGGAACAAAGGACATCTCATTAGTTGATTCTTTTGTAACATGCCAGGCAGTCGACAATGGTTATCTACGTAGGTATAAACATGTGGTCCTAACTATTAGTGCATGCCTGCTTATGACACACTGGCACCAGACAGGCACCCTATCTAACCATCACTAATGCTCTCTAGATATGTCATGTACTTGAAACACACACATACTAGATATCAAAACAGCATGTTTACTACAAAGTGTTGCTAGAGGAAGCCTCTATTATGTACTATGCATGTGCAATAACCTCTAGTTACCCTTTGCATAATTAGCATTTACTTGCTTCTATATAACACAACTAAGATGCTCGCATCTTagctaaaagaaaaaacttggttttactttaaaatattttttaagattgtTTGTTAATGCTTTTGATGTTTCATATACTTATCCAGCTATCTGGATAAGCCATATTAATTGTTTTCAAACGCCTCTTGTTTCCCTTGCTTCTCCTTCTATTTTTTTCCAAGTATGTTCTCTTGGTTGTATTCCAGAAAACAAGAACCCTTGAGTCATCCACGTTTCACCTCTTTCTACTTTTATGCCAGAGGCCAACCTTTACGAGAAAAAGTGCTCTCATAATTACGTTATGTCACCTACACAAAATGCATCTTTTGTTTATGTATCTACACAATTATCTCTTTATATCACCCTAGACCACTATACTATGAAATTTTAGCATATTCAAAATTCTTTGTTACTCCAAAACCATattaatttcacaaaaaatcCAAAGAAAACTCTTGTTATCTCATCATGTTTAAAAATCTCAATATCATCATTTACAAATATGCGCCAACAGCAAATGAGATTCTCATTACTGTCTATCACCTTGCAACCATATCAgacaaaaaaggaagaaattagTTTTTATTGATTGGTCAAGTCAAGCATATGTAAACAGCAAATGTAAATTTGTGCTACTAATGCCGTGAACAGCCAATCATCATATGTAAAAATTGGATAGGTTCGTTCTATAGTCATCAGGGCCTCCTAAAACGATCTACTGAATTCATCAAGTTGTTCCCAAGGATCAAAATAGCTACTCGATTGGCCAAGGTCCTTCTAACACATCATACACTAAACAGGTGCTGTCGATCTCTCTTATGAATCGTATCAGAacaataaaaaaggaaaaaagaaagaaataactgATAATAAACGAGTATAAACTAGAAATCGCAAACCTAGATCACTTTATTATTTGGAACTATTTGTAATAACTTAATTCAATCTAGGTAGCATCAATATGAAATTTTCACTAATGTCAACTGTCTTCCTAAATAAATCAGAGATAAATACCACAGACGAAAAAACAAGTACACACAGGAATCAGCGAAtgcaaattattattatgtttttagttCTTCTATACTAAATTAAGATCAAGCCTAAGTAATCAATACTGTTTAACAGCTAAAAACTGTTAACCAAACGAGTATAAACTAGAAACagcaaatgattttttttccttttgaactATTCGTAACATATTCAAAATCTAGTAtaacttcaaataaaattttcgtTTCTGTTAATCGAATTCATTCATACCTTAacagagaaaaagaaaaggactaATAATAAAGGAATATGCAGTAGAAAATAGCACAAGGAAAAAGCGAAGGATAGAGAACTCACACTCCACCGGCGATTCCACCAGCAGCGAGAGACTTGCATACACTGAAAATAGCAGCATGACTCGGAGCTTTAACACCTTCGCTCGCCATTTTAGCTTCTTCAGCCAGATTGACGATTGTAGTAACAGCACTTTCGCTTCTCTTACCTACCACATCCTCCGACGCCATCCTATAACTCGCCGGAACCCTAGAGAAACGCTAGTCTCAGTACTCGTCAGTGTGCGCCGGCGATCGAGAGAGAAGAGGAGGGAAGGGAAGCAGTGGATTTTATTGGTGCTTTCCTTGAGAAATGggcaaatacaaaaaaaaaaaaataatggaatttGTATTATTATGTGGTGAATTATATAATGGATAAAGATTCACTTAATATAtacttatttataattattagtataattatgagataaatattaaattaaatttatatttactatTGATATCATTAATTTCAACATAATctattaaaatgaagaaattagtTATCTCATAAGTCTaagttgaaataataaatttcataagATATTCGTTGTTATATTAAAGgactaaaaaaaagtttaatctgtttttctatttattaaaaaatattttatcttaatttataaaatgaaaaatgtttatGACCTatatttttgtgtaattttgatcaaatgaaaaatattaagaatgttATATATCATTTATTACTTTGGACAACTATTGTTGAATTGAAAAAGTATAATTtgatctaaatattttttttcaggtttatttgtatatttgttaaaaaaatttaattaatttataaagttgaattcattaaactaatttattatttaaaatttaaatttacatgaTTGAAAAATAccataaattataattgattttttaaagtaaaatgtaACAAGTAAAACTGaacgaagaaagaaaaattgaatagttttttcttttgttaaactTTAGATttaatattgtccaaaatattaccaaatagtttttttcttattagccaaatttaaaaataattttaaattataaaaaaaaattatcgttCTTCTCTCAAGAATTTAAGCACGTGAAATTcatctaattcatttttaaaagttagttaattaaagaaaatttgaagATAGATTTACTAATTACAAACTAagtaattttgattaatatttaattaaacaaatttaGGTGTTTTCCGTTAAATGATAACAACTTGTATTTTCCAATTTCATTTTGATCAAAAGTTTGATACATCccctttaatttaaattaatattttttatgcacAAATAATTAATACTCAAACTCTTTTCACGTCATATAAACTAATAATACATTAATTTGCAcgatatataaattaataatgcaTTGTTTTTTAAGTAAGTTTAGTTGTGAACTGTAATATTCTCAAGAATctattactttatattaatgtagatattcatttatttttaaatagtaactcaaatattattttattctttaatttttaatgctAAATGTGGCCAATAAATTATGTTAGTTTTCGATATACATAATGATGACACGTGGAAGTTAGGGTGGGCCGGGTCAGTTGAAAACGGGCTTCAGGTCCAGTTTGGTATAGAAAGTCGTTTTCAGTATTAATTTGgttactaatttttcctttttactttattatatcACAAATTTGTTCGatcacataaattatttttgtgatgttcaaattaaataatgatttggtttatttttgtgatgctcaaattaaaaaatgatttggttatttttagttttatcgTTAAGGGTGATataatagatttaaaataactaattataagatcaattttatgatgaaattatttcatatttgattataataaattagcaagatacttaaatttatttttacgttGCATTGAAAGAAAGATAACAATCAATGGGACAACtaattttagaataaattaTTTCCTCGTCATGTGTGCCTTTGAAGTACCTTAAGTCATTTAT contains these protein-coding regions:
- the LOC101263234 gene encoding mitochondrial adenine nucleotide transporter ADNT1 — translated: MASEDVVGKRSESAVTTIVNLAEEAKMASEGVKAPSHAAIFSVCKSLAAGGIAGGVSRTAVAPLERLKILLQVQNSHSIKYNGTVQGLKYIWRTEGLRGMFKGNGTNCARIVPNSAVKFFSYEEASKGILWFYRQQTGNEDAELTPLLRLGAGACAGIIAMSATYPMDLVRGRITVQTDKSPSQYRGIFHALRTVFVEEGPRALYKGWLPSVIGVIPYVGLNFAVYESLKDWLVKTRPFGLAQDTELSVMTKLGCGAVAGTIGQTVAYPLDVIRRRMQMGGWKNAASVVIGDGKTNAPVEYSGMVDAFRKTVRHEGVGALYKGLVPNSVKVVPSIAIAFVSYEVVKDILGVEMRISD